A genomic segment from Stegostoma tigrinum isolate sSteTig4 chromosome 1, sSteTig4.hap1, whole genome shotgun sequence encodes:
- the ociad2 gene encoding OCIA domain-containing protein 2 isoform X2, which translates to MSPPPNEESAPTLKQDGCVNRHNYEKVGKIIRECKSESFWYRALPLSLASMLATQGLLYKGILSPSKRFGSIPKVALNPIMTATILRAKTDSTDSQTIAGNLSRQPQTLLTSVQRIHKELTHLCVCSLVEKFCSVNRQYSDPSYF; encoded by the exons atgtcaccccctccaaACGAAGAATCTGCACCAACTCTAAAACAG GATGGGTGTGTCAACAGACATAATTATGAGAAAGTTGGCAAGATCATAAGGGAATGCAAGAGTGAAAGCTTCTGGTACAGGG CTTTGCCTTTATCGCTTGCAAGTATGCTAGCTACTCAAGGATTGTTGTACAAag GAATTCTTTCACCTTCGAAAAGATTTGGGTCGATTCCTAAAGTCGCAC TAAACCCCATCATGACAGCGACCATCTTGAGGGCAAAAACAGACTCCACGGATTCCCAGACCATTGCAGGAAATCTCAGCAGACAACCCCAGACTCTGCTGACCTCAG TTCAAAGGATTCATAAAGAATTAACACATCTCTGTGTCTGCAGCTTGGTGGAGAAATTCTGCAGTGTAAATCGCCAATATTCTGACCCATCTTACTTTTAG
- the ociad2 gene encoding OCIA domain-containing protein 2 isoform X1: MSPPPNEESAPTLKQDGCVNRHNYEKVGKIIRECKSESFWYRALPLSLASMLATQGLLYKGILSPSKRFGSIPKVALAGVLGFVVGKISYVGACRQKFQNAGFPAFGATFPYGFGNFPLGKPHHDSDHLEGKNRLHGFPDHCRKSQQTTPDSADLSSKDS, encoded by the exons atgtcaccccctccaaACGAAGAATCTGCACCAACTCTAAAACAG GATGGGTGTGTCAACAGACATAATTATGAGAAAGTTGGCAAGATCATAAGGGAATGCAAGAGTGAAAGCTTCTGGTACAGGG CTTTGCCTTTATCGCTTGCAAGTATGCTAGCTACTCAAGGATTGTTGTACAAag GAATTCTTTCACCTTCGAAAAGATTTGGGTCGATTCCTAAAGTCGCAC TTGCTGGAGTTCTTGGTTTTGTGGTTGGAAAAATCTCTTACGTGGGAGCTTGTCGTCAAAAGTTTCAAAATGCAGGCTTCCCTGCTTTTGGAGCTACATTTCCTTATGGATTTGGAAACTTCCCTTTGGG TAAACCCCATCATGACAGCGACCATCTTGAGGGCAAAAACAGACTCCACGGATTCCCAGACCATTGCAGGAAATCTCAGCAGACAACCCCAGACTCTGCTGACCTCAG TTCAAAGGATTCATAA